Proteins from a single region of Verrucosispora sp. NA02020:
- a CDS encoding iron ABC transporter substrate-binding protein: MLLTRRTTGALLAASLLTVGLAACGSGEEDAAADSGQSTDKSITVYSGRNEQLVKPLLDKFTEQTGITVNARYANTAQLAAQLVEEGDRSPADVFFAQDAGALGTVAKQGMFTTLAEETTAKVPASYRAGNGQWVGVSARARVLAYNADLVKAEELPASVFDLTGPAWKGKIGVAPTNASFQAFVTAIRVQHDDAKAEQFLSGLKANDPQIRDGNGKILEDVGAGTIPAGLVNHYYLGEIAKEQGTTPDALKVKLHFFSGGDTGALVNVAGVGVLKRAAENADVQKFVDFLLGTEAQTFFAEQTYEYPVIDGVPSPAYVPALSELAVPQIDLNDLDTLDATVTMIKNSGLVP, encoded by the coding sequence GTGCTTCTCACCCGCCGTACCACCGGCGCGTTGCTCGCCGCCAGCCTGCTCACCGTCGGGCTGGCCGCCTGCGGATCAGGTGAGGAGGACGCGGCAGCAGACTCGGGCCAGTCGACCGACAAGTCGATCACCGTCTACAGCGGACGCAACGAGCAGCTCGTCAAGCCGCTGTTGGACAAGTTCACCGAGCAGACCGGCATCACCGTCAACGCCCGGTACGCGAACACCGCGCAGCTCGCCGCCCAGCTCGTCGAGGAGGGCGACCGGTCCCCCGCCGACGTGTTCTTCGCGCAGGACGCGGGCGCCCTCGGCACCGTGGCGAAGCAGGGCATGTTCACCACGCTCGCCGAGGAGACCACGGCGAAGGTGCCGGCGTCCTACCGTGCCGGCAACGGCCAGTGGGTCGGCGTGAGCGCCCGGGCCCGGGTGCTGGCGTACAACGCCGACCTGGTGAAGGCCGAGGAGCTGCCCGCCTCGGTGTTCGACCTGACCGGCCCGGCCTGGAAGGGCAAGATCGGCGTCGCCCCGACCAACGCCTCGTTCCAGGCGTTCGTCACCGCCATCCGGGTGCAGCACGACGACGCCAAGGCCGAGCAGTTCCTCAGCGGTCTGAAGGCCAACGACCCGCAGATCCGCGACGGCAACGGCAAGATCCTCGAAGACGTCGGCGCCGGCACCATCCCGGCCGGCCTGGTCAACCACTACTACCTGGGCGAGATCGCCAAGGAGCAGGGCACCACGCCGGACGCGCTCAAGGTCAAGCTGCACTTCTTCTCCGGCGGTGACACCGGAGCCCTGGTGAACGTCGCGGGTGTGGGTGTGCTCAAGCGGGCCGCCGAGAACGCCGACGTGCAGAAGTTCGTGGACTTCCTGCTCGGCACCGAGGCCCAGACGTTCTTCGCCGAGCAGACCTACGAGTACCCGGTGATCGACGGCGTGCCCTCCCCGGCGTACGTGCCGGCCCTGTCCGAGCTGGCGGTGCCGCAGATCGACCTGAACGACCTGGACACGCTCGACGCCACCGTCACCATGATCAAGAACTCGGGCCTGGTGCCCTGA
- a CDS encoding HhH-GPD-type base excision DNA repair protein: protein MTLALPIDPEANRLLMQSPLALLTGMVLDQQVSMEKAFSSPYVLTQRLGHDLDARELAEYDPEALVALFAQPPALHRFPKAMAARVQEVCRALVDRYDGDAARLWADPADGAELLARITALPGFGRQKGQIFLALLGKRFGVRPPGWREAAGGYGEPEVHRSVADVTDGESLRLVREYKQQQKAAAKAKTAGG, encoded by the coding sequence ATGACACTCGCGCTGCCCATCGATCCGGAGGCGAACCGGCTGCTCATGCAGAGTCCGCTGGCGTTGCTGACGGGAATGGTTCTTGATCAACAAGTCTCGATGGAGAAGGCGTTCTCCTCGCCGTACGTGCTGACCCAGCGGCTCGGTCACGACCTGGACGCCCGGGAACTCGCCGAGTACGACCCGGAGGCGCTGGTGGCCCTCTTCGCCCAGCCGCCGGCGCTGCACCGGTTCCCGAAGGCGATGGCGGCCCGCGTGCAGGAGGTCTGCCGGGCGCTGGTCGACCGGTACGACGGTGACGCCGCCCGACTCTGGGCCGACCCCGCCGACGGTGCGGAGCTGCTCGCGCGGATCACCGCCCTGCCGGGCTTCGGCCGACAGAAGGGGCAGATCTTCCTCGCCCTGCTCGGCAAGCGGTTCGGCGTACGGCCGCCGGGCTGGCGGGAGGCGGCCGGCGGCTACGGCGAGCCGGAGGTCCACCGGTCCGTGGCCGACGTCACCGACGGCGAGTCGTTGCGCCTGGTCCGGGAGTACAAGCAGCAGCAGAAGGCGGCGGCGAAGGCGAAGACCGCCGGAGGCTGA